One part of the Segnochrobactrum spirostomi genome encodes these proteins:
- a CDS encoding putative bifunctional diguanylate cyclase/phosphodiesterase, whose amino-acid sequence MSEPLLWVHVDGFVRNGCVLLIAVVVAMLMRGALASWRPFGRGLAFGTAFGGIAIASMVFPIRAEFGVLLDLRMVPLMLASPLYGLIAGLAATALAVIARVMIGGPSMGHGLIMIVGAALVGAIVSWRCGWRLSAKSLPHRPITLLDIATLALGAALVHLLIRAIWSSTSSEAAAQFAVLTPLSIIACMVATLVIGTILMVDQRRAFLSASLDQTRERLSTITASIPGVFYRRKVRPDGAFELIYVSDSAQEVLGVSADALMKTPSLFISMLHPDDRGRIVEIVQEADGTNGSSFISEYRIVRPDGVVRWMEAHSRINHTASKLTGEMVADGIALDVTARKEAEFAARRANERLNWVADHDQLTGLPNRSFFQRLVVECLDRRERVALAFVKLRDSRLANELFGQVVGDARIREAARRIAAAVPESVLVARTGSDEFSVVSADQNLMRDFPAVCAAVLDSLAIPFQSFGQTIPLAADLGYALAPDHADEAARLTQVALIALETARDRAAGAPLAYSAEIERARAETRRFDNDLADAVEAGRFDLVFQPVVASGDRRLMGREALLRWTRPGYGAVRPDVFVERAEQIGLWQRLDAWVLREACREAATWPADLWISVNVSAAWLKGGELDRVVRAVLDETGLAPDRLQIEVTERVLIEDYDRALAGFAKLREIGVSVSIDDFGARFSSLGYLHRLPILKIKLDKSFIENIATDERARAIVRSVLTLCRDLGISAVAEGVETEEQLGWLVALGCPAVQGYLTGRPGPVPPQELAS is encoded by the coding sequence ATGAGCGAGCCGCTGCTCTGGGTTCACGTCGATGGCTTCGTCAGGAACGGCTGCGTGCTCCTGATCGCGGTCGTCGTCGCGATGTTGATGCGAGGCGCGCTCGCCTCGTGGCGGCCGTTCGGCCGGGGCCTCGCGTTCGGCACAGCCTTCGGCGGTATTGCGATCGCGAGCATGGTTTTCCCGATCCGGGCAGAGTTCGGGGTCCTGCTCGACCTCCGGATGGTGCCCCTGATGCTGGCTTCGCCGCTCTACGGCTTGATTGCGGGGCTGGCAGCGACGGCACTCGCCGTGATCGCGCGCGTGATGATCGGTGGCCCTTCCATGGGCCATGGGCTCATCATGATCGTCGGCGCGGCCCTGGTCGGAGCCATCGTGTCCTGGCGATGTGGCTGGCGATTGTCGGCGAAGTCCCTGCCGCATCGCCCGATCACCCTCCTCGATATCGCTACGCTCGCCCTCGGCGCGGCCCTGGTTCACCTCCTCATCCGGGCGATCTGGAGCAGCACGTCGAGTGAGGCGGCGGCCCAGTTCGCGGTTCTGACCCCGCTTTCCATCATCGCCTGCATGGTGGCGACCCTCGTCATCGGCACCATTCTGATGGTCGACCAGCGCCGGGCTTTCCTCTCGGCTTCGCTCGACCAGACCCGCGAGCGGTTGAGCACAATCACGGCGAGCATTCCCGGCGTCTTCTATCGCCGAAAGGTGCGCCCCGACGGCGCGTTCGAGCTCATCTATGTGAGCGATAGCGCCCAGGAAGTCCTCGGCGTGTCGGCCGATGCTCTGATGAAGACGCCGAGCCTCTTCATCAGCATGCTGCACCCCGACGATCGCGGCCGTATCGTCGAGATCGTTCAGGAGGCCGACGGCACGAACGGCAGTTCATTCATCTCCGAGTACCGTATCGTCAGGCCTGACGGGGTGGTGCGCTGGATGGAGGCGCACAGCCGTATCAACCACACCGCCTCGAAGCTCACGGGCGAAATGGTCGCCGACGGCATCGCCCTCGACGTGACGGCCCGAAAGGAGGCGGAGTTTGCCGCCCGGCGCGCCAACGAGCGGCTGAATTGGGTCGCCGATCACGACCAGCTCACGGGCCTGCCGAACCGCTCCTTCTTTCAGCGGCTCGTTGTCGAGTGCCTCGACCGCCGCGAGCGGGTGGCGCTCGCCTTCGTCAAGCTGCGCGACAGCCGGCTCGCCAACGAATTGTTCGGTCAGGTGGTCGGCGACGCCCGCATCCGCGAGGCGGCACGCCGGATCGCCGCGGCCGTGCCGGAGAGTGTTCTCGTTGCTCGCACCGGCAGCGACGAATTCTCGGTGGTTTCCGCCGACCAGAATCTCATGAGGGACTTCCCCGCGGTGTGCGCCGCGGTGCTCGACAGCCTGGCGATCCCGTTCCAGAGCTTCGGACAGACCATCCCCCTCGCGGCCGACCTCGGCTACGCCCTCGCCCCCGACCACGCCGACGAGGCGGCCCGCCTGACCCAGGTCGCCCTCATCGCGCTCGAGACGGCGCGCGACCGCGCCGCCGGGGCGCCGCTCGCCTACAGCGCGGAGATCGAACGCGCCCGCGCGGAGACGCGGCGCTTCGACAATGATCTCGCCGACGCCGTCGAGGCCGGGCGGTTCGACCTCGTCTTCCAGCCGGTGGTGGCGAGCGGAGATCGCCGGCTGATGGGGCGCGAGGCCCTGCTGCGCTGGACGCGGCCCGGCTATGGGGCGGTGCGTCCGGACGTGTTCGTGGAGCGGGCCGAGCAGATCGGTCTCTGGCAGCGGCTCGATGCCTGGGTTCTACGGGAGGCCTGCCGGGAGGCTGCAACGTGGCCGGCGGACCTCTGGATTTCCGTGAACGTCTCGGCCGCCTGGCTCAAGGGGGGCGAGCTCGACCGTGTCGTGCGGGCCGTGCTCGACGAGACCGGGCTCGCTCCCGACCGCCTTCAGATCGAGGTGACGGAGCGCGTCCTCATCGAGGATTATGACCGGGCGCTCGCGGGCTTCGCCAAATTGCGCGAGATCGGGGTTTCGGTCTCGATCGACGATTTCGGCGCCCGCTTTTCCTCGCTCGGTTACCTGCACCGTCTGCCGATCCTCAAGATCAAGCTCGACAAGAGCTTCATCGAGAACATCGCGACCGACGAGCGTGCCCGCGCCATCGTCCGCTCGGTCCTGACGCTCTGCCGCGACCTCGGCATCAGCGCAGTCGCAGAGGGGGTCGAGACCGAGGAACAGCTCGGCTGGC